One genomic segment of Arcobacter porcinus includes these proteins:
- the nadA gene encoding quinolinate synthase NadA, which produces MNYKEEILKLKSELDVVLVAHHYQRDEVYDLADIKGDSLELAKKVIECDNKFVVFCGVGFMGESAKILNPTKRILMPRIACCAMARMIDEGYFEENLKKINEAGIKNEDILPITYINSSARVKARVGMMGGVVCTSSNAFKIIKKALESGKKIFFVPDRCLGQNFAKSLNLKSAVVGDGSDLNEADIICYNGFCSVHQQFNIDDIDFYREKYPGILVAVHPECDPKVCDKADFVGSTSELIKYIKELPLDQKVVVGTEFNMVNRLREKNTYILSSTKPECPTMNETTLEHVYMTLKSIKDDKISALNEINVDEDTVKWAKIALQRMFEI; this is translated from the coding sequence TTGAATTACAAAGAAGAGATTTTAAAACTAAAAAGTGAACTCGATGTCGTTTTAGTAGCTCATCATTACCAAAGAGATGAAGTATATGATTTAGCTGATATCAAAGGTGATAGTCTTGAGCTTGCTAAAAAAGTAATTGAGTGTGATAATAAATTTGTTGTTTTTTGTGGTGTAGGATTTATGGGTGAAAGTGCAAAAATTTTAAACCCTACAAAAAGAATCTTAATGCCAAGAATTGCATGTTGTGCAATGGCTAGAATGATTGATGAAGGCTATTTTGAAGAGAATTTGAAAAAGATAAATGAAGCTGGAATTAAAAATGAAGATATTTTGCCAATAACATACATAAACTCAAGTGCAAGAGTAAAAGCAAGAGTTGGAATGATGGGTGGAGTTGTATGTACATCTTCAAATGCTTTTAAAATTATAAAAAAAGCTTTAGAAAGTGGTAAAAAAATATTTTTTGTTCCTGATAGATGTTTAGGTCAAAATTTTGCTAAATCTTTAAATCTAAAATCTGCTGTTGTTGGAGATGGAAGTGATTTAAATGAAGCAGATATTATCTGTTACAATGGATTTTGTAGTGTGCATCAGCAGTTTAATATTGATGATATTGATTTTTATAGAGAAAAATATCCAGGAATATTGGTAGCTGTTCATCCTGAATGTGATCCAAAAGTTTGTGATAAAGCTGATTTTGTAGGTTCAACTTCTGAACTTATTAAATATATAAAAGAGTTACCTCTTGATCAAAAAGTTGTTGTTGGAACAGAGTTTAATATGGTAAATAGATTAAGAGAGAAAAATACATATATTTTAAGCTCAACAAAACCAGAGTGTCCAACTATGAATGAGACAACTTTAGAGCATGTTTATATGACTTTAAAATCAATTAAAGATGATAAAATTAGTGCATTAAATGAAATTAATGTAGATGAAGATACAGTAAAATGGGCAAAAATAGCACTTCAAAGGATGTTTGAAATATGA
- the nadC gene encoding carboxylating nicotinate-nucleotide diphosphorylase, translating to MIHIKKFVKYAINEDNGRGDLFYDIAPEGKFTSRIISKSDGVLAGVKYAEILAQTEKIKIEFLKKDGERIYKGDILATLEGRASKLLSSERTFLNMLQHASGIATMASRFVKKLENYDVVLLDTRKTRPHLRDFEKYASRIGGAINHRLGLDDCLMLKDTHLRTIVDLKEFIKKARKRISWVTKIEIECETFEQVEKAMEAGADIIMCDNMDYAGIREVVAYRNENYPHILLEASGNINLDTIQEYASTGVDAVSSGSIIHQATWLDFSMRVD from the coding sequence ATGATACACATAAAGAAATTTGTTAAATACGCGATAAATGAAGATAATGGAAGGGGAGATCTGTTTTATGATATCGCACCTGAAGGTAAATTTACTTCAAGAATTATTTCAAAAAGTGATGGTGTTTTAGCTGGGGTTAAATATGCTGAAATTTTGGCTCAAACAGAAAAAATAAAAATTGAATTTCTAAAAAAAGATGGTGAGAGAATTTATAAAGGTGATATTCTTGCAACATTAGAAGGAAGAGCTTCAAAGTTACTTTCAAGTGAAAGGACTTTTTTAAATATGCTTCAACATGCAAGTGGAATTGCAACAATGGCAAGTAGATTTGTAAAAAAACTTGAAAATTATGATGTTGTTTTATTAGATACTAGAAAAACAAGACCTCATTTAAGAGATTTTGAAAAATATGCAAGTAGAATTGGTGGAGCTATAAATCATAGATTAGGACTTGATGATTGTTTGATGTTAAAAGATACTCACTTAAGAACAATAGTAGATTTAAAAGAGTTTATAAAAAAAGCTAGAAAAAGAATCTCTTGGGTTACAAAAATTGAAATTGAGTGTGAAACTTTTGAACAAGTTGAAAAAGCTATGGAAGCTGGAGCTGATATTATTATGTGTGATAATATGGATTATGCAGGAATAAGAGAAGTTGTAGCATATAGAAATGAAAACTATCCACATATTTTATTAGAAGCTAGTGGAAATATAAATCTTGATACTATTCAAGAATATGCTAGTACAGGAGTTGATGCTGTAAGTAGTGGAAGTATAATTCACCAAGCAACTTGGCTTGATTTCTCTATGAGAGTTGATTGA
- a CDS encoding DHH family phosphoesterase: MINDFTLKNQVDTNKFLEALELIKKSRYILLITHVNPDPDSIGSALAISNLLFENKIKHKVYNISSDLPQSLDFLNRFEKMTNILPDFFDLAISFDCGTYKRLGFELDKSTPLINFDHHTSNENFGDINIVDPYKSSTAELVFDFFKYNGLNISKNSAEALYVGIYDDTLAFSLPRCDQETFKKINFLVESGANPSYITNKLLRRDSLAKYRMIPKVIDSLTLYNEGKIASIIAIKEWFEQTGAHARDCEDALDMIMSIGVVEIAFFIRYINDKCRVSLRSKGKINVSKIASIFDGGGHFNAAGCTIETNDVEEAKNLLLKEVKKYYA, from the coding sequence ATGATAAATGATTTTACTCTAAAAAACCAAGTTGATACAAATAAATTTTTAGAGGCTTTGGAGCTAATAAAGAAAAGTAGATATATTTTATTAATTACACATGTTAATCCAGATCCAGACTCTATTGGATCTGCATTGGCTATTTCAAATTTACTTTTTGAAAATAAAATTAAACATAAAGTTTATAATATTAGTTCAGATTTACCACAAAGTTTAGATTTCTTAAATAGATTTGAAAAGATGACAAATATTTTGCCAGATTTTTTTGATTTAGCAATAAGTTTTGATTGTGGAACATATAAAAGACTAGGTTTTGAACTTGATAAGAGTACTCCTCTTATAAATTTTGATCATCATACTTCAAATGAAAACTTTGGGGATATAAATATAGTTGATCCATATAAAAGTAGTACAGCAGAACTTGTATTTGATTTTTTTAAATATAATGGATTAAATATATCAAAAAATAGTGCAGAGGCTTTATATGTTGGAATTTATGATGATACATTGGCTTTTTCACTTCCAAGATGTGACCAAGAAACATTTAAAAAGATAAACTTTTTAGTTGAAAGTGGAGCGAATCCATCATATATTACGAATAAACTTTTAAGAAGAGACTCTTTAGCAAAATATAGGATGATTCCAAAAGTTATTGATAGTTTAACTCTATATAATGAGGGTAAAATTGCTTCAATTATTGCCATAAAAGAGTGGTTTGAACAAACAGGAGCACACGCAAGAGATTGTGAAGATGCTCTTGATATGATTATGAGTATAGGTGTTGTTGAGATTGCATTTTTCATAAGATATATAAATGATAAATGTAGAGTTTCATTAAGATCAAAAGGAAAAATTAATGTATCAAAAATAGCTTCAATATTTGATGGTGGTGGACATTTTAATGCTGCTGGTTGTACTATTGAAACAAATGATGTGGAAGAAGCTAAAAATCTATTATTAAAGGAAGTTAAAAAATATTATGCGTAA
- a CDS encoding M23 family metallopeptidase yields the protein MRKKSYLKYIITIILFLLVAVGIYVFFLGKSKPEIYFQQEAEESKIYWNLKKELTVDILSSRKIASFEASLNIKESGEKISLDSKLLNEDSTTGIYTYLIFPAKGNKQNIKTAELQIEVQDDNRINHLLNEKSIKSIDIVIDKVAPKVEILSNSYSIKQGGSAILVAKIEDENLKDYFVTFNDEVVFEMFPFEKEGYFVSIVTWPIDIKEFKGINIDSVDKAGNKTIQRVPFYIQSFNEKIDKLKISDNFIHSVSKNVLEMSNLDIPSTSEEIFIKTNSELRNINLKTIRNVVIENFNQDPVLFNIKPFIRMKGAKTFARFGERRHYYYNDVKIDEAWHLGMDWASIKHANIYSSNKGRVIFKDYLGIYGESIIIDHGFGLASLYAHTSSQNVALGDMVEAGAHIANTGSTGAVFGDHLHFGILIQGIEANPNEWLDAKWIDENIINIIYNAKEKIKGVK from the coding sequence ATGCGTAAAAAAAGTTATTTAAAATATATTATTACAATTATTTTGTTTTTACTAGTTGCTGTTGGAATATATGTGTTTTTTTTAGGAAAAAGTAAACCTGAAATCTATTTTCAACAAGAAGCAGAAGAGTCAAAGATTTATTGGAATTTAAAAAAAGAGCTTACAGTTGATATCCTTAGTAGTAGAAAAATTGCAAGTTTTGAAGCAAGTTTAAATATAAAAGAGAGTGGAGAGAAGATATCACTTGATAGTAAATTATTAAATGAAGATTCAACAACAGGAATTTATACATATTTAATTTTTCCAGCAAAAGGGAATAAACAGAATATAAAAACAGCAGAACTTCAAATTGAAGTGCAAGATGATAATAGAATAAATCATCTTTTAAATGAGAAATCTATAAAGAGTATAGATATTGTTATTGATAAAGTAGCACCAAAAGTAGAAATACTATCAAACTCTTACTCAATAAAACAAGGTGGAAGTGCAATATTAGTTGCAAAAATTGAAGATGAAAACTTAAAAGATTATTTTGTAACATTTAATGATGAGGTAGTTTTTGAGATGTTCCCTTTTGAAAAAGAGGGATATTTTGTATCAATAGTTACTTGGCCAATTGATATAAAAGAGTTTAAAGGAATAAATATAGATAGTGTTGATAAAGCAGGAAATAAAACTATACAAAGAGTTCCATTTTATATTCAATCTTTTAATGAAAAAATTGATAAATTAAAAATAAGTGATAATTTTATTCATAGTGTTTCAAAAAATGTTTTAGAGATGAGTAATTTAGATATTCCATCAACTTCTGAAGAGATTTTTATAAAAACAAATAGTGAATTAAGAAATATAAATTTAAAAACTATTAGAAATGTAGTTATAGAAAACTTTAATCAAGATCCAGTTTTATTTAATATAAAACCATTTATTAGAATGAAAGGTGCAAAAACTTTTGCAAGATTTGGTGAGAGAAGACATTACTATTATAATGATGTAAAAATAGATGAAGCTTGGCATTTAGGAATGGATTGGGCAAGTATAAAACATGCAAATATATATTCTTCAAATAAAGGAAGAGTAATATTTAAAGATTATTTAGGAATATATGGTGAGAGTATAATCATTGACCATGGATTTGGATTAGCTTCACTTTATGCACATACAAGTAGTCAAAATGTAGCACTTGGAGATATGGTTGAAGCTGGTGCACATATTGCAAACACTGGTTCAACAGGAGCAGTTTTTGGAGATCATTTACATTTTGGAATTTTAATTCAAGGAATAGAGGCAAATCCAAATGAGTGGTTAGATGCGAAGTGGATTGATGAAAATATTATAAATATTATATATAATGCTAAAGAGAAAATAAAAGGTGTGAAATGA
- the lpxC gene encoding UDP-3-O-acyl-N-acetylglucosamine deacetylase, translating into MKQRTLGKSVEIVGIGLHKGVPVKMRLEPLSEDSGIIIYRSDAGVTIPLKKEFVVDTKMATVLGKDGVIVSTIEHLLSAIYAYGIDNLRIVLDNDEIPILDGSAAGYCMLIEEANVIEQDKPKKAIKIKKDVVVTTEDGKRVSLKPSNKIVYDFEIKFNHPAIGEQKFHFDYSIEEYKDSISKARTFGFLHEVQYLRSIGLALGGSMENAIVLDETKILNPEGLRYDDEFVRHKILDAIGDMALLEYTMIGEYEAVAGSHHLNHLLTKKLYEDPENYEIIDLEEAKEEANTFELAYSKQMS; encoded by the coding sequence ATGAAACAAAGAACATTAGGAAAAAGTGTTGAAATAGTTGGAATAGGACTTCACAAAGGAGTTCCTGTTAAAATGAGACTAGAACCACTTTCTGAAGATAGTGGAATTATAATTTATAGAAGTGATGCAGGAGTTACAATACCTTTAAAAAAAGAGTTTGTTGTAGATACAAAAATGGCAACAGTTTTAGGAAAAGATGGAGTTATAGTTTCAACTATTGAACATCTTTTATCTGCTATTTATGCATATGGAATTGATAATCTAAGAATTGTATTAGATAATGATGAAATACCAATTTTAGATGGAAGTGCTGCTGGATATTGTATGTTGATTGAAGAAGCAAATGTAATAGAGCAAGATAAACCAAAAAAAGCTATAAAAATTAAAAAAGATGTAGTTGTTACAACTGAAGATGGAAAAAGAGTATCTCTAAAACCATCAAATAAAATTGTATATGATTTTGAAATAAAATTTAATCATCCAGCAATTGGTGAGCAAAAATTTCATTTTGACTACTCAATAGAAGAGTACAAAGATAGTATTAGCAAAGCTAGAACTTTTGGATTTTTACATGAAGTTCAATATTTAAGAAGTATTGGTTTAGCACTTGGTGGATCAATGGAAAATGCTATTGTATTAGATGAAACAAAGATTTTAAATCCTGAAGGTTTAAGATATGATGATGAATTTGTAAGACATAAAATTCTTGATGCAATTGGAGATATGGCTCTTCTAGAATATACAATGATTGGTGAATATGAAGCTGTTGCTGGAAGTCATCATTTAAATCATCTTTTGACAAAAAAACTTTATGAAGATCCAGAAAATTATGAAATAATTGATTTGGAAGAGGCAAAAGAAGAAGCAAATACATTTGAACTTGCATATTCAAAACAGATGAGCTAA
- the thrB gene encoding homoserine kinase has product MRVSVPATSANLGPGFDCLGLALNLKNQVIIKPSKFHSVSLKGEGSNNPVLKDNNMFVSIFNDFYNNLTQKRRFFRFEFFNEIPLSRGLGSSSAVIVSAIASAYAIEGIKLEKEKILNLALAYENHPDNITPAVMGGFNVATVQENEVKFINKTMPRGLKAVVVIPNRSISTQLSRKALPFKYSKEDAVFNLSYSSLLTAAFMSENWDMLKHASQDMFHQKYRMKLMPELFEVQKIALQKGALMSTLSGSGSTMLNICSNEDSVALAEKLKEKFPHFRVLCLDFDNFGVKVEL; this is encoded by the coding sequence TTGAGAGTAAGCGTTCCAGCAACTAGCGCAAATTTAGGGCCAGGATTTGATTGTTTAGGTTTAGCTTTAAACTTAAAGAATCAAGTAATTATAAAACCATCAAAATTTCATAGTGTTTCATTAAAAGGAGAGGGTTCAAACAATCCTGTATTAAAAGATAATAATATGTTTGTATCAATTTTTAATGATTTTTACAACAATTTAACACAAAAAAGAAGATTTTTTAGATTTGAATTCTTTAATGAAATACCATTATCAAGAGGATTAGGTAGTTCATCAGCTGTTATTGTTTCAGCAATTGCAAGTGCTTATGCAATAGAAGGGATTAAATTAGAAAAAGAGAAAATTTTAAATTTGGCTTTGGCATATGAAAATCATCCAGATAATATAACACCAGCTGTTATGGGTGGATTCAATGTAGCAACAGTTCAAGAAAATGAAGTTAAGTTTATAAATAAAACAATGCCAAGAGGCTTAAAAGCTGTTGTTGTTATACCAAATAGATCAATTTCAACTCAATTATCAAGAAAAGCATTGCCTTTTAAATATTCAAAAGAAGATGCTGTATTTAATCTATCTTATTCCTCTTTATTAACAGCTGCATTTATGAGTGAAAATTGGGATATGCTAAAACATGCTTCTCAAGATATGTTTCATCAAAAATATAGAATGAAATTAATGCCAGAGCTTTTTGAAGTTCAAAAAATTGCTCTACAAAAAGGTGCATTAATGAGTACATTATCTGGATCTGGTTCAACAATGTTAAACATATGTTCAAATGAAGATAGTGTTGCTTTAGCAGAAAAATTGAAAGAAAAGTTCCCACATTTTAGAGTATTATGTTTAGATTTTGATAATTTTGGTGTAAAAGTTGAATTATAA
- a CDS encoding DUF448 domain-containing protein has product MANSKKILRTCVFCREKLEQKELLRFVYQNERLSFYNNLGRSFYLCRVCILKLKEELTVKDSKRIEKVLNKECKSKQNHVNQLKEILLDVR; this is encoded by the coding sequence TTGGCTAATTCAAAAAAAATCTTAAGAACTTGTGTCTTTTGTAGAGAAAAACTTGAGCAAAAAGAGCTCTTGAGATTTGTATATCAAAATGAAAGATTGTCTTTTTATAACAATCTTGGCAGAAGCTTTTATCTATGCAGAGTATGTATTTTAAAGCTAAAAGAAGAGCTTACTGTAAAAGATAGTAAGAGAATAGAAAAAGTACTTAATAAAGAGTGCAAAAGTAAACAAAACCATGTTAATCAACTTAAGGAGATTTTATTAGATGTCAGATAA
- the infB gene encoding translation initiation factor IF-2 — translation MSDKVKVFEIAEEAGSNSAEIMQKAKELGIELKTAQASVSFEDAEEIMQYILTGKSKRIKEEVVTPKKVKKEEPKTETKVEAKQEEIVKSEIKKDIKEEKANINDEQDNSVKVMPKRKGLVIIKKRRDSELDNKTVEKDITVNKKIQKPLSEIFNDDKISQDKITKVDRKVEAQQVKVKKEKKRTPLKAQEHGKKIEVLKEDNEFRSSDDSLLGEEVVLLDMDLSDTYKVFDEPKPVNTTNHSRSSKPAAFGNAPTGLQRGKRKKRVVRTQEKAEVTSVVIPEDIRVYEFAEACQKTPAEVIKVLFSLGMMVTKNDFLKQDELEILGEEFGIEVTVKDALEDVNYEESYDEEIDTSSFVTRPPVVTIMGHVDHGKTSLLDKIRSSKIASGEAGGITQHIASYTITKNEQKITFVDTPGHEAFSSMRTRGANVTDIIIIVVAADDGVKAQTEEVISHAKASGCPIIVAMNKMDKETANPDMVKAQMAEKGMTPVDWGGDIEFIGVSARTGDGIDDLLENILLQAEILELKADPNAKAKATVIESSLEKGRGPVANIIVQNGILRIGDNIVCDTTFGRVKAITNDIGESVKELGLSETGTILGLHEVPSTGSSMVAMDSEKEVRDIATTRAEHSRLKELSKSTKVSLEEMSGLIAEGKIKQLPVIIKADVGGTLEAIKGSLEKIANDEVKVKVVHSAVGGITESDIVLASASEGCIILGFNVRPTGAVKAKAKTDGVEIKTYSIIYDLLDDVKDALSGMMTAVIREENTGQAEVRDTFVVPKVGTVAGCLVTDGKVIRGGHARIIRDGVVTYTGKISSLKRFKDDAKEVANGYECGIMFEKFNDIKVGDFIETFIQIEEKVSIED, via the coding sequence ATGTCAGATAAAGTAAAAGTGTTTGAGATTGCAGAAGAGGCAGGTTCAAATAGTGCTGAAATAATGCAAAAAGCAAAAGAGTTAGGAATAGAACTAAAAACAGCACAAGCGAGTGTATCATTTGAAGATGCAGAAGAGATTATGCAATATATTCTTACTGGAAAAAGTAAAAGAATAAAAGAAGAGGTAGTTACGCCTAAAAAAGTAAAAAAAGAAGAGCCAAAAACTGAAACTAAAGTTGAAGCTAAACAAGAAGAGATAGTAAAATCTGAAATCAAGAAAGATATAAAAGAAGAAAAAGCTAATATCAATGATGAACAGGATAATAGTGTTAAAGTTATGCCGAAAAGAAAAGGTTTAGTTATTATCAAAAAAAGAAGAGATAGTGAATTAGATAATAAAACAGTTGAAAAAGATATAACAGTTAATAAAAAAATTCAAAAACCTTTAAGTGAAATTTTTAATGATGATAAAATCAGCCAAGATAAAATAACAAAAGTTGATAGAAAAGTAGAAGCACAACAAGTAAAAGTAAAAAAAGAGAAGAAGAGAACTCCGCTTAAAGCTCAAGAACATGGTAAAAAAATTGAAGTATTAAAAGAAGATAATGAGTTTAGAAGTAGTGATGACTCTTTACTTGGTGAAGAAGTTGTACTTCTTGATATGGATCTATCTGATACATATAAAGTTTTTGATGAGCCAAAACCTGTAAATACTACTAATCACTCAAGAAGTTCAAAACCAGCAGCATTTGGAAATGCACCAACTGGTCTTCAAAGAGGAAAAAGAAAGAAAAGAGTTGTAAGAACTCAAGAAAAAGCAGAAGTTACATCAGTTGTAATACCAGAAGATATTAGAGTTTATGAGTTTGCTGAAGCTTGTCAAAAAACACCAGCAGAAGTTATTAAAGTACTATTTAGTTTAGGAATGATGGTTACAAAAAATGATTTTCTAAAACAAGATGAATTAGAAATTCTTGGTGAAGAGTTTGGGATAGAAGTAACTGTTAAAGATGCTTTAGAAGATGTAAATTATGAAGAGAGCTATGATGAAGAGATTGATACGAGTTCATTTGTAACAAGACCTCCAGTTGTAACAATAATGGGACACGTTGATCATGGTAAAACTTCGTTATTAGACAAAATAAGAAGCTCAAAAATTGCATCAGGTGAAGCAGGTGGAATTACACAGCACATTGCATCTTATACAATTACAAAAAATGAACAAAAAATTACATTTGTAGATACTCCAGGTCACGAAGCATTTTCATCTATGAGAACAAGAGGAGCAAATGTAACAGATATTATAATAATAGTTGTTGCAGCTGATGATGGAGTAAAAGCACAAACTGAAGAGGTTATCTCTCATGCAAAAGCTAGTGGTTGTCCAATAATAGTTGCTATGAATAAAATGGATAAAGAGACAGCAAATCCTGATATGGTAAAAGCTCAAATGGCTGAAAAAGGTATGACACCTGTTGATTGGGGTGGAGATATTGAATTTATTGGAGTTTCTGCTAGAACAGGAGACGGAATAGATGATTTATTAGAAAACATACTTCTTCAAGCAGAGATTTTAGAACTTAAAGCTGATCCTAATGCAAAAGCAAAAGCTACAGTTATTGAATCTTCTTTAGAAAAAGGAAGAGGTCCTGTTGCTAATATTATTGTTCAAAATGGTATTTTAAGAATAGGTGATAATATAGTTTGTGATACAACATTTGGAAGAGTAAAAGCTATTACAAATGATATTGGAGAGAGCGTAAAAGAGTTAGGACTTAGTGAAACAGGTACTATTTTAGGATTACATGAAGTTCCAAGCACTGGATCAAGTATGGTAGCTATGGATAGTGAAAAAGAGGTTCGTGATATTGCTACAACAAGAGCTGAACACTCAAGATTAAAAGAGTTATCTAAATCTACAAAAGTTTCACTTGAAGAGATGAGTGGATTAATAGCAGAAGGTAAAATAAAACAACTTCCAGTAATTATAAAAGCTGATGTTGGTGGAACTCTTGAAGCTATTAAAGGTTCTTTAGAAAAAATTGCAAATGATGAAGTAAAAGTAAAAGTAGTTCATTCAGCAGTTGGTGGAATTACAGAATCAGATATCGTTTTAGCAAGTGCTAGTGAAGGTTGTATAATCTTAGGATTTAATGTAAGACCAACTGGAGCTGTTAAAGCTAAAGCAAAAACAGATGGTGTTGAGATTAAAACTTATTCAATAATCTATGATTTACTTGATGATGTAAAAGATGCATTATCAGGAATGATGACAGCTGTTATCAGAGAAGAAAACACAGGTCAAGCTGAAGTAAGAGATACTTTTGTTGTACCAAAAGTTGGAACAGTTGCTGGATGTTTAGTTACAGATGGAAAAGTAATTAGAGGTGGACATGCAAGAATTATTAGAGATGGTGTTGTAACTTATACTGGAAAAATATCATCATTAAAAAGATTTAAAGATGATGCTAAAGAAGTTGCAAATGGATATGAATGTGGAATTATGTTTGAAAAATTCAACGATATAAAAGTTGGAGATTTCATTGAAACATTTAT